A stretch of Tigriopus californicus strain San Diego chromosome 11, Tcal_SD_v2.1, whole genome shotgun sequence DNA encodes these proteins:
- the LOC131889988 gene encoding uncharacterized protein LOC131889988 (The sequence of the model RefSeq protein was modified relative to this genomic sequence to represent the inferred CDS: added 5 bases not found in genome assembly), whose amino-acid sequence MRFLRASSMFWITTTILLIALVFTAIYVYLVYHLGPSHWSISNRFINIWFSSMLAFFAVQGVMIQAKAGITGQSKPSIILNNAYFILMAVIFLEIAASWDVYGRGDVGLWSMSIIVMCILNVYCLSTSGPSPPPSKKKNRVIHPISEQSRLISDSSDDLDILYDGRRSNSDGWGCCGWVLFYFNCGLKLLVLVFACLLMKGAIAHGMGIQHHAPKEGEFLDLPLGPATYPDTQSIYYRCEGNSTEYPTLILEHDISHGMVEWLGIFPLLVQDGFRVCIWDKPGTGFSEYAFRHQFRPKYYYSKFIQALAEEEPDFQGPYVFIGGSTGGGQIVLQLAQANPSLVSSVILLDALTPNFSLKSLVTLKNVTETQRDLIWHQAIDTNRKLLGIFNSVAVPFGLMSSFVPQKPTNNKYWSLDDRMEQRWQSITEKTWIIKYWEPSFSAKNLNSSLPIDPRIPVHVIMSALSDAQIERHVCRDNRDFEDNLSESDCHFKKAQNKLAIMEKRSLAQNGGRIVECTQDYCGLDYFIYEDPAYTLNLIRQLILNEPI is encoded by the exons ATGAGGTTCTTACGAGCCAGTTCCATGTTTTGGATCACAACCACGATTCTCTTGATCGCATTAGTCTTCACTGCCATCTATGTGTACTTGGTTTATCATCTGGGACCATCGCATTGGTCCATTAGTAACCGGTTCAT TTTGGTTTTCGAGTATGCTCGCGTTTTTCGCCGTTCAAGGGGTCATGATCCAAGCCAAAGCCGGCATCACGGGTCAGTCCAAGCCGTCCATAATCTTGAACAATGCCTACTTTATTCTCATGGCCGTGATTTTCCTCGAGATTGCGGCCAGTTGGGACGTTTATGGCCGTGGCGACGTGGGCCTTTGGAGCATGTCAATCATTGTGATgtgtattttgaatgtttacTGCCTTTCCACTTCGGGTCCCTCGCCTCCTCcctcgaagaagaagaacagaGTGATCCATCCCATTTCTGAGCAATCTAGACTGATCAGCGACTCCAGTGATGACTTGGATATTCTCTACGATGGCCGGCGATCCAATAGTGATGGTTGGGGTTGTTGTGGTTGGGTACTCTTCTATTTCAATTGTGGACTCAAGCTGCTGGTCTTGGtatttgcttgcttgctcatGAAAGGAGCAATCGCCCATGGAATGGGGATTCAGCACCATGCACCCAAAGAAGGAGAGTTCCTGGATCTTCCCTTGGGCCCCGCTACATATCCGGACACACAATCCATTTACTACCGTTGCGAAGGCAACTCGACCGAGTATCCCACCCTTATTCTTGAACATGATATCAGTCACGGAATGGTCGAGTGGTTGGGCATATTTCCTCTTCTCGTCCAGGATGGCTTCAGAGTTTGCATTTGGGACAAACCAGGTACTGGATTCTCTGAATACGCCTTTCGCCATCAATTCAGACCGAAATATTactattcaaaattcattcaagCACTCGCCGAGGAAGAGCCTGATTTTCAAGGTCCATATGTGTTCATAGGAGGCAGCACCGGTGGAGGTCAAATTGTCCTCCAGCTTGCTCAAGCCAACCCTTCGCTTGTTTCTTCTGTCATTCTTTTGGATGCCCTCACGCCCAATTTCAGCCTAAAATCCTTGGTCACCCTAAAAAATGTGACGGAAACCCAACGAGACCTCATTTGGCATCAAGCGATTGACACCAATCGAAAGCTCCTCGGTATCTTCAACAGCGTTGCTGTACCTTTCGGTTTGATGAGTAGTTTCGTTCCTCAAAAGCCTACCAACAATAAGTACTGGTCCTTGGACGATCGAATGGAGCAACGATGGCAATCCATAACCGAGAAGACGTGGATCATCAAATATTGGGAGCCGTCATTCTCAGCCAAAAACTTGAATTCAAGCCTGCCTATCGATCCGAGGATTCCTGTCCATGTCATCATGTCAGCATTATCAGATGCACAAATTGAAAGGCACGTTTGTCGGGACAATCGCGATTTTGAGGACAACCTCAGTGAGAGCGATTGCCACTTCAAGAAGGCACAGAACAAACTGGCCATTATGGAGAAGCGATCTCTTGCCCAAAATGGGGGACGCATCGTCGAATGCACACAAGATTATTGTGGACTAGACTATTTCATTTATGAAGATCCCGCTTACACGCTTAATCTAATAAGGCAACTGATCCTCAATGAGCCCATTTAG
- the LOC131890128 gene encoding helix-loop-helix protein delilah-like, with translation MCDALQLNWKLNPNVKNSKKSTGSLSCVKQPLSHSNTKVNVRKGMCDDEDDQEDEEDGSGSSKSYTLRACSIQKRMETEHRKTLPRKRGPKPRPKTLPMSKYRRKTANMRERQRMGEINTAFERLRDKIPNPVLSGRGKCEKLTKINILHVTINYIRAMENLLNTGDSGIRSFSEMVRNPIRPNEKPNKFENAIFEGEMEGGDYDSETGSPITKKAIEDEGSGRKKVSRRPLKKAEKVKSTEKLPGMSSTYPYGSQRQDPQSSSNCAPGSFSSTFNFSPTTSATSSDSSSTYTPIKSCFGTSSPFSDSGVSSLSSAEPSPSQGSRMGLCPLPSDKMDQIDPLLGSSFLNGVHLNGPPVSAMTSMVTSTPLKQFQPFEVTEDDLLKDVAGFVDSLDGTEFPDITFDDPFEFFPKTMS, from the coding sequence ATGTGCGACGCCCTCCAACTCAATTGGAAGTTGAACCCGAATGTGAAGAATTCTAAAAAATCGACAGGATCTCTGAGCTGTGTCAAGCAACCCTTGTCTCATTCCAACACCAAAGTGAATGTCCGTAAAGGCATGTGTGACGACGAGGATGAtcaagaagacgaagaggatgGTTCAGGATCATCCAAATCTTACACTTTGAGAGCGTGTTCCATCCAAAAGAGAATGGAGACCGAGCATCGCAAGACTTTACCTCGGAAACGGGGACCCAAGCCTAGGCCGAAGACGCTTCCTATGAGTAAATACAGGCGCAAAACGGCCAACATGAGGGAGAGACAACGAATGGGAGAGATCAATACCGCTTTTGAGCGTCTCCGGGATAAGATCCCCAATCCCGTTCTTTCTGGGCGTGGCAAGTGCGAGAAATTGACCAAGATCAACATTCTCCACGTCACAATAAACTACATTCGTGCCATGGAGAACCTTTTGAACACGGGTGACTCCGGGATTCGATCCTTCAGTGAAATGGTCCGGAACCCGATCCGTCCCAACGAGAAGCCGAATAAGTTTGAAAACGCCATATTTGAAGGTGAAATGGAAGGAGGTGACTATGACTCGGAAACTGGGTCTCCAATAACAAAGAAGGCCATTGAGGACGAAGGCTCTGGAAGGAAGAAGGTCTCAAGAAGACCCCTGAAGAAGGCCGAAAAGGTCAAGTCAACGGAGAAGCTACCTGGGATGTCATCCACCTACCCGTATGGCTCCCAGCGACAAGATCCCCAATCCAGTTCCAATTGTGCGCCTGGTTCGTTTTCATCCACTTTCAACTTCTCGCCAACCACCTCGGCGACCTCCTCAGATTCCTCGAGCACTTACACGCCGATCAAGTCCTGCTTTGGTACTTCTTCTCCCTTTTCCGATTCCGGTGTCTCTTCCTTGTCTTCCGCCGAACCTTCTCCTTCTCAAGGTTCTCGTATGGGGCTCTGTCCGCTCCCTTCGGACAAGATGGACCAAATCGATCCCTTGTTGGGGAGCTCATTTCTCAATGGGGTCCATCTGAATGGACCACCAGTGAGTGCCATGACTTCCATGGTGACATCGACGCCTCTCAAGCAATTCCAACCCTTTGAGGTCACTGAAGACGACCTTCTGAAAGATGTGGCTGGTTTCGTGGACTCTCTGGACGGAACTGAGTTTCCTGATATTACCTTTGACGATCCATTTGAGTTCTTCCCCAAAACCATGTCTTGA
- the LOC131890971 gene encoding uncharacterized protein LOC131890971 — protein sequence MRCLLKRGYLHPFYLTSLSTGLIGFFISKSLSLYVLLKLHQSKVQISSQKLWQTMANEVWPLGNSSSEGKADQVSHCLVVLLVLFSIESVANLTLMIASRRKSLILLGIFVGYRVFCLLGVSIAILAQSLETSPTNLDILLILILAFGIFMASAQRVMDDMAIVPSDEPHDQAARYGNTSESISGCRGNDRLRRERIEIDFSPNFQSFQSDPDALTIDTNVVDVEESEIGSNSLALASLVLDGVDLDSPARDGDLKCTSFHRI from the exons ATGAGGTGCCTTTTGAAACGAGGCTATCTGCATCCATTTTATTTGACATCTCTTTCAACCGGATTGATTGGCTTCTTCATCTCCAAGTCCTTATCATTATACGTTCTGTTGAAGCTCCACCAATCAAAAGTGCAAATCTCCTCGCAGAAACTTTGGCAAACGATGGCTAACGAAGTTTGGCCTTTGGGGAACTCTTCGTCAGAGGGCAAGGCTGATCAAGTTTCTCATTGCCTTGTTGTCCTTCTGGTTCTCTTCTCAATCGAGTCTGTGGCTAATCTGACTCTAATGATCGCATCGAGGCGGAAAAGTCTCATTCTTTTGGGTATCTTTGTTGGCTATCGAGTTTTTTGTTTACTTGGAGTATCAATTGCTATACTCGCTCAATCTTTGGAAACCTCGCCGACAAATCTGGACATCCTTCTCATCCTAATCCTTGCTTTTGGCATATTCATGGCCAGTGCTCAAAGAG TTATGGACGACATGGCCATTGTTCCAAGCGATGAGCCTCACGACCAGGCAGCACGTTATGGGAACACCAGCGAGAGCATTTCTGGTTGCCGAGGCAATGACCGCTTGAGGCGAGAGCGCATCGAAATTGACTTCTCTCCCAACTTCCAAAGCTTCCAGAGCGATCCCGATGCGCTCACGATTGACACCAATGTCGTAGATGTAGAAGAGTCGGAAATTGGGAGCAACTCTTTGGCCTTGGCAAGTTTGGTTCTCGATGGCGTGGACCTGGATTCTCCCGCTCGTGATGGCGACCTTAAGTGCACATCATTTCATAGAATTTAA
- the LOC131890970 gene encoding uncharacterized protein LOC131890970 — protein sequence MFPVSHIAVMTSIYCTVLISFERYVRICFFCQLRATRLITPENFRAYVIALILGPILFCLPKFFEVETKPHVVEYTERFNCSKLWIFDHDATTLARFHSMMKPEDITELHRLGVVCGKNTQKSQPNETSADPFVPKPGAETTSSYLLEALRKRVMERNRTSALNHFLQGKAKARHKPTNGMANYTIEAEILTLQETELRKNPYYYQVYYVYLNILVNSLVPLGTLLYLNIVTVRTLRQIIVQDEITNSNPPYILKKSVSHDNFEVLMEDSFYPNMRKSHSTNSLNGTEAITRRESINQQPTIPLDPKEVICKYTQGEDHVVLFGVEQRKSLPHRIPMCKKTRQSAQKSAHLSNQIPIPSDSKESHEKTGGQSGGGRPTSKEMAKSNPNISHMRVGGGGRVKRMLSFSDPMSDLLDIGKVIVDSPPDEEAGETFAQCNRKGTRRSTVLTMLEFNNPKESKLSPSPEEHEELLTSHEEADSGSRVCERHLSTSSGSKAKTKEIKPEKTSKDSLNVTEQPTAQRTTSQESKKSSQSFLTIQSGPNIYSAADVAASNRLRRHSRAPPGQHTSSSSTHGQRSSRRGTTVTENGSLGLTLSNNPCGTERSQEKRLTRISIFIVWLFIFCHFWKLIPTCYEVFVSHNGSNHDNWPFSVLVVEHISHLLITFNSAINFLIYLVL from the coding sequence ATGTTCCCTGTCTCGCACATCGCCGTTATGACCTCCATCTATTGTACCGTGTTGATCAGTTTCGAGCGCTATGTCcggatttgtttcttttgccAACTCCGAGCTACACGCCTCATCACGCCCGAAAACTTTCGGGCCTACGTCATTGCCCTCATCTTGGGTCCCATTCTATTTTGTTTACCCAAGTTCTTTGAGGTTGAAACTAAGCCTCATGTGGTTGAATACACCGAGCGGTTCAACTGTTCCAAGCTCTGGATATTTGACCACGATGCCACGACATTGGCTCGATTCCACAGCATGATGAAACCTGAAGACATTACAGAGCTCCATCGACTTGGCGTGGTGTGTGGGAAAAACACGCAAAAAAGCCAACCAAATGAAACGAGCGCAGATCCGTTTGTACCTAAACCTGGCGCAGAGACCACATCATCCTATCTGCTCGAGGCTCTCCGCAAACGAGTCATGGAACGGAACCGCACGAGCGCACTCAATCACTTCCTTCAGGGGAAGGCCAAGGCCAGGCATAAGCCGACCAATGGAATGGCAAATTACACGATTGAAGCCGAGATTTTGACCCTCCAGGAAACGGAGTTGAGAAAGAATCCCTATTATTATCAAGTCTATTACGTGTATCTTAATATTCTGGTCAACTCCTTGGTTCCGCTTGGAACCCTTCTTTACCTCAACATTGTAACCGTACGAACCCTGCGACAAATCATTGTACAAGACGAGATCACCAATTCCAACCCTCCGTATATCCTTAAGAAGTCGGTTAGCCATGATAATTTTGAAGTCCTTATGGAAGATTCCTTCTATCCAAATATGAGGAAAAGCCATTCCACGAACAGTTTGAACGGGACTGAGGCCATCACCCGACGGGAAAGTATCAATCAGCAACCCACAATCCCTTTGGATCCCAAAGAAGTCATTTGCAAATACACTCAAGGCGAGGATCACGTGGTCCTCTTTGGTGTGGAACAAAGGAAATCCTTACCTCACAGGATCCCCATGTGTAAGAAGACCCGTCAATCTGCCCAGAAGAGCGCTCatttatcaaatcaaattccaatcCCGTCCGATTCAAAAGAATCCCATGAAAAGACCGGAGGTCAAAGCGGCGGTGGGCGACCCACTTccaaagaaatggccaaatccAATCCAAATATTTCCCATATGCGAGTGGGTGGAGGAGGTCGGGTGAAGCGAATGCTTTCCTTCTCGGACCCAATGTCGGATCTCCTCGACATTGGGAAAGTGATAGTGGATTCCCCACCTGATGAGGAGGCAGGAGAGACGTTTGCCCAATGCAATCGTAAAGGCACTCGACGAAGTACGGTCTTGACCATGTTGGAATTCAATAATCCCAAGGAATCCAAACTCTCACCTAGTCCGGAAGAGCATGAAGAGCTCTTGACAAGCCATGAGGAAGCAGATTCAGGCTCGAGGGTCTGTGAGCGACATTTATCAACATCAAGTGGTTCCAAAGCCAAGACCAAAGAAATCAAGCCCGAGAAGACGTCCAAGGACTCTCTAAACGTCACAGAGCAACCCACAGCCCAACGAACCACTTCACAGGAGAGCAAGAAAAGCTCGCAATCATTCCTGACCATTCAAAGTGGACCCAATATCTACTCAGCAGCTGATGTAGCCGCCTCCAATCGCCTACGAAGGCATTCCCGAGCTCCACCGGGACAACACACATCCTCCTCTTCTACGCACGGCCAGCGAAGCTCTCGACGAGGCACCACGGTCACGGAGAATGGCAGCTTGGGCCTCACGCTCTCCAATAATCCGTGTGGCACAGAACGATCTCAAGAGAAGCGACTTACCCGAATCAGCATATTCATCGTTTGGCTATTTATCTTCTGTCATTTTTGGAAGCTCATCCCGACATGCTACGAGGTGTTCGTAAGCCATAATGGATCGAACCACGATAATTGGCCCTTCTCTGTGTTGGTCGTCGAACATATCTCACACCTCCTGATTACATTTAACTCTGCCATTAACTTTCTCATTTACCTAGTTCTCTGA